The bacterium DNA segment CCGCGCCATGGAGAGGGTCCGGGGAAAGGTGGAGGGCGTCGAGGAAAGGGTCGGCCGGCTGGAGGGGGAAATTTCCGACCGGGTGAACGAATCCATCGGCAGAGCCCTCTCCAATGTTGACCGGGTTGGCGGAAAGCTCGACGCCAGGTTCGCCGAGGGTGAGGAAAAGCTCCGGCGCAAGCCGGACCTCCTGGAAGAGCTGGACCTTGCCCGGCGGATAGAGGAAAAACTTCACCGGGTTGTGCTCTTCCGGGCTCCGGAGGGCCTCGGGGCGAACGTGATGCGGAGCGTTTCCGCCGAGAAGCGCCCGAAGGTGGTCATCCCGCCGATGCGCCGCTCGCTGATGCCCGCGGTTCTCCTGGGTGGCGGGCTTCTCGTGGCGCTGACGGTCGGCGCCGCCGCCATTCTCCCACTGTTCGGGGTAAACCTCGGCGTGAATTTGGGCGGGGTCGAACTTCCCGATTGGTTCACGAAAATTCCGGCGGGTCTGTCGGCCTGCTTCGGCGCCGGCATGGTCCTGCGGACCCTGTTGCGCGCGAGGAACGATCCGGCCTTTAAGACCGCCGCGAAGAGAGGATAGGAAACGATGGACGGGGACCATCTACCCGACGGCCGTCGCGAGGTGAGCGTCCTGTTCACCGACCTGGAGGGCTTTGCAAAGCTGACCGAAAAGCTGGGCGACGGGCGTGTCGCCGCTCTCCTGGCCGATTACTACGCCGCCGTGGGCCGGATAATCGAAAAGCACGGCGGGGTGGTGGACAAGCTCATCGGCGACGGCGTCTTCGCCACCTTCAACGCCGTGGTCGCCCTCGAAAATCATCGTCCGGTCGCTCGGAAGGCGGGGGAGGAGATAATCGCGGAAATCTCCGGGCTCGATGCCGGCGGCAAGCCGCTCCGGGCCGCCGTTTACGCCGCTTCCGGTCCCGCCGAGGTCCACACCTTCACCGCCGGCGGCCACACCGCCACCACCGTCGTCGGCCGGACGGTCAACCGCGCCGGCATGGCGATGCGCCGACCGCGCTACGGCTCGGTGACGGACGCCGACCGTTCATAGCCGTCTTTCCCGCGATGAACCCCGCCCCGGCGGGGTTTTTTCCGTATTTGACGCCCGCGGCGGCCTGGGATAAGATAGCCCCATGCTCAACGCTTCCCCAGCGGCCGAGCCTTACAGCGTCAGCGGGCTGACCGCCCTCATCAAGGGCACCCTCGAGGAGCGCTACGCCGGGGTCTGGGTGGCCGGGGAGCTGACGGACGTGAAACTGGCCGCGAGCGGCCATCTCTACTTCCGCCTGAAGGACGAGGGGGCGGTGCTGGGCTGCGCCATGTTCCGCCCGCGGCCCCAGCGGCTCGGCTTCGTCCCCGCGGACGGGCTCGAGGTGGTGGCCCGCGGCGACGTCTCCGTGTACCCGCCCCGGGGGAACTATCAGCTCATCTGCGACGAGCTGGTTCTGCGCGGGATGGGGGAGCTCCAGCGGGCCTTCGAGGAATTAAAAGCGAGGCTTGCCGCCGAGGGGCTCTTCGCCGCCGAGGGAAAAAGACCTTTGCCGCGCCTGCCGAAGAGGGTGGGCGTGGTCACCAGCCGCGACGGTGCGGCTCTGCGAGACATCCTGCGAGTCCTGGCGCGCCG contains these protein-coding regions:
- a CDS encoding adenylate/guanylate cyclase domain-containing protein; this encodes MDGDHLPDGRREVSVLFTDLEGFAKLTEKLGDGRVAALLADYYAAVGRIIEKHGGVVDKLIGDGVFATFNAVVALENHRPVARKAGEEIIAEISGLDAGGKPLRAAVYAASGPAEVHTFTAGGHTATTVVGRTVNRAGMAMRRPRYGSVTDADRS